The Mauremys reevesii isolate NIE-2019 linkage group 1, ASM1616193v1, whole genome shotgun sequence genome segment CAACATATGCAATTGGGGAAACATATTTCCTATTCATTGGAAATAGATTTAGGGCACTGAAATCTTTTCAGTAACTTTAGAAAGTCCCTTAGCCATTTTTCACTTAGGTGGATTTGGAAGAAACTTTCCCAGAAAGGTCCAATTCGGTGGTCTTCTACTTTATTCTGTAGCAGCTGTTACTTTTCAGTATTGGAGACAAGAGAACAAATGAAGCTGACAAGTGGAGTGCTCCAGTCGAACAATTCCTATGTTCTCCTGAACAGAAATACCCATTGAAGGTGCTTCTGTTCAGATGATGTAATTTCATGTCGCTCTATTCCAGTCTGTGTTTTACAGACAAAGTCAttgagagaggctgaaggggaccGGTTGGGAGAGAAGCTTCCTGCAAGTGGACAAGTGGACAAGAAGGGTAGAAAGACCAAATAGGAACAAATACATGAGCGCAAACCAAGAGACTAACTccactcctcctctctctctctttggccccATGCTGACCTCACTACAATTGTCACCGAGCTTTGAAGCCTTTCTTCCACCAGCACTTCTACCTTCTCTTTATTCTAGTTCCTGTTGTGTGTTTCAGGTTTACCTCAATCCCAGaaagatgactttctccagcctgtgctatCCAGAATGTGGGGTGGCCCGACCCAGTCCAGTCACTGGCAGCGCCAATGAGCCGTGCGTTAGGCAGTGCCCTGACTCCGAAGTGGTGATCAGACCCTCACCGGTTGTTGTGACCCTCCCCGGACCAATTCTCAGCAATTTCCCACAACAAAGTGAAGTGGGAGCTGTAGGAGCGCCTGTGGTCGGAGCCGGTTTTGGGGGCTCATTCAGTTTGGGAGGATTGTACGGCTATGGAGGCCATTATGGAGGATTGTATGGTTTAGGGAGATTAGGTGGATATGGGGGCCATTACGGTTATGGGGGATTATTGGGCCATGGAGGTTACTGTGGTTACCCGGGTCTTTATGGTTATGGGGGATTATTGGGCTATGGGGGACACTGCGGTTACCCGGGCCTTTATGGTTATGGGGGATTATGGGGATACGGGGGATATGGCCGTAGGTATCTTGGTGGATATTGTGGGCCATGTTAAACCCAGCAGGAACATCCATGGAAGAAGGAaaaaccaggaaatgaacagCAAGATACAGATTCACCCCTGACCTTTTGGGCatggctttcagaagtgctgggcaaacagggctccagctgaactcagtggagctgtgtgtgctcagcataTTGGGCTGATAGCCATGCTGCATTTCTAATGTTATGCTTTATGACTCTTTGTGCTAATGTTTTCCCCAGCCATGTGCTGATTCTTTTATTCGCATGCTGTTTACACTGAACCCACAGTATGAAGGGAACCGCAACCTTAAGATAGGCATCATTTACGTTTATTATCACTTTAAGTCCCTTGACAGTGGGGAAAAAGAGACCTTGCTGTCAAGGAGAATTAGGCCCCACATGTTCTATCCTTTCCATCAATACGTACTTTTAGCACCTCACTTTGACCTTAGCTATGGGCTAATGGAGAAGCTGCATAGTCCTCTGCTTCTATTTTGCTTTGTCTCATTTCCCACCGACTGGGGTAAAACAAGGAACTTAAAATGGTTACAAAGGAGACTTGTTTGTCGATCTCTGCAGCTCCACCAAAGCAAACAGAACATGAAATGCGCCCCACTGTGGCGTGTAATCGGTCATAGCCCTTCTTGAAACACTGGAAATACATTCTTTCTGCTCTGTAGTATTTCTTCCTGTAACTGTGTACTGCCAATTTCATTTGTATTAAAAACTCTGCTGCATCATAATATCGGTCTTCTGGTTCTCCTTGTTCCTCCCTCCTTGCTTAAAAATCGTGTTGAATGAAATTGCTCCCTATGAAGCCAGCAGCTCAGGACACTTCTCCAGTTGTAATTTTCGGAGCCCTGGGTAGATAGAGTCTTTTCCTGCAAAGACTTAGAGACAGATTTTCACTTAAAGTACATTTTCCCTTTAGTTTTAAGAAGACCAATCATACATTTTGCGTTAAGAGTCTGCGAGAGTCTTTGCAGGGCAGCGCCCCAGGTTTTCGTAAGGAAAAGAAAAGTGGCCACCACATCACATACTTAATGTAATGTTAACTGTGCTGGATTCTTCCTAATAGTGGGAGGGCCACGAGGCCCCACACCCTCCATGGgcccactcctgcccctcctcttcccccaaagccccacccccctggccaaaccaaagctggagccaggctggggaggcCAGACCCCTCCATCTGCCAGGGCAGAGGGGCCCTAGCGCAGCCCATGTCCTGGGCCCCCTACACATGGCTGGTGGATCATCCATggttccccacagctgcctgtgcaGCTCTTACCCTGAAGCGTCTCCCGCTTCCAGTCTAGACTGAGGGCGGAATCTTGTGGgtgagaggaggggcagggggccgggCTGGGACAAAAAGTGGACCACAACCCATAGtggttcctgccccctccccccccccgagtttTGTACCAGAGATCTCACATCACAGGCCCTAGCCCCAGACAGAGCTGGAGGGTGGAATGTGAGAagttctgtgctgctcccagcttctgccCTTGGGACAGaggtttgtttataaacagagacAGGATGATAAATataacaaaaggcttgtcattaaattaaactAAGGATCATTATATCAGAGGTgtagcggtgttagtctgtatccacaaaaacaacaaggagtctggtagcaccttaaagactaacagatttatttgggcataagctttcgtggctcaaaaacccacttcatcagatgcatggagtgaaaattacagattcaggcataaatatatattggcacatgaagagaaaggagtaatcctacaagtggagaaccagtgctgaagcccaatttagtcagggtggatgtagtccactctcaataattgatgaggaggtgtcaataccaagagagggaaaattgcttttgtagtgagccagccactcccagtccctattcaagcccaaattgatggtgttaaatttacaaatgaattgtagctcagcagtttctctttgaagtctgtttttgaagttttgttgttgaagaatggttacctttaagtctgttattgagtgtccaggaagattgaagtgttctcctactgacttttgtatgttaccattcctgatgtctga includes the following:
- the LOC120388183 gene encoding claw keratin-like, yielding MTFSSLCYPECGVARPSPVTGSANEPCVRQCPDSEVVIRPSPVVVTLPGPILSNFPQQSEVGAVGAPVVGAGFGGSFSLGGLYGYGGHYGGLYGLGRLGGYGGHYGYGGLLGHGGYCGYPGLYGYGGLLGYGGHCGYPGLYGYGGLWGYGGYGRRYLGGYCGPC